The Dermacentor albipictus isolate Rhodes 1998 colony chromosome 2, USDA_Dalb.pri_finalv2, whole genome shotgun sequence genome has a segment encoding these proteins:
- the LOC139056263 gene encoding uncharacterized protein → MAGRSVRVITLGDPNDVVCMDEGVRVFAVDPSAQQSQMVTRQSSLTKVFCGPVETIGMPAPPKIKGSRLDWRITPEGGLEVTVGRPLSQEEEEKRRDRGKEGQDDKDKDKDKDKDKDKAAAKPAAASGSGTKLASVASMKSGICDPLSLLANKRLPICFETTLGQETAPGLTSVTVINEQPGNPVVVQPRPAPVPSSRGCAPGGVQVICSSDSYGGYQQPIVTTCSGAGGGGSFTGVRILNDSSSSMGRRCEQLLPEPCPAMQTVHIMDDAMASRRSSSRVVHIFEDPPGPSRSMRGSSRDRQIATRVVHIEEDCPDLY, encoded by the exons ATGGCCGGCAGGAGCGTTCGCGTCATCACGCTGGGCGACCCCAACGACGTGGTCTGCATGGACGAAGGCGTGCGCGTGTTCGCGGTCGACCCCTCGGCGCAGCAGTCGCAGATGGTGACCCGCCAGTCTTCGCTCACCAAGGTCTTCTGCGGCCCCGTGGAGACCATCGGCATGCCCGCGCCCCCGAAGATCAAAGGGTCGCGTCTCGACTGGCGCATCACACCCGAGGGAGGCCTCGAGGTGACCGTGGGCCGACCGCTGAGccaggaggaggaagagaagcgGCGTGACCGCGGCAAGGAAGGCCAGGACGACAAGGATAAGGACAAGGACAAGGATAAGGACAAGGACAAGGCCGCCGCAAAGCCCGCCGCCGCCTCGGGCTCCggcaccaagctggccagtgtgGCCAGCATGAAGAGCGGAATTTGCGACCCGCTCTCGTTGCTGGCGAACAAGCGGCTGCCCATCTGCTTCGAGACGACGCTCGGCCAGGAGACGGCGCCGGGTCTGACGTCGGTCACCGTCATCAACGAGCAGCCCGGAAATCCGGTCGTGGTACAGCCGCGGCCCGCGCCTGTGCCGTCGAGCAGAGGGTGTGCCCCTGGCGGTGTGCAG GTCATCTGCAGCagcgacagctacggcggctaccAGCAACCCATTGTCACGACCTGCAGcggtgccggcggcggcggcagcttcACCGGCGTTCGCATCCTGAATGACTCGTCTTCCTCGATGGGTCGGCGCTGCGAGCAGCTGCTTCCCGAGCCGTGTCCCGCGATGCAAACGGTACACATCATGGACGACGCCATGGCGAGCCGTCGCAGCTCGTCCCGCGTGGTGCACATCTTCGAGGACCCGCCCGGGCCCTCGCGGTCGATGAGAGGGTCGTCGCGCGATCGACAGATCGCCACGCGCGTGGTGCACATCGAGGAGGACTGTCCCGACTTGTACTGA